Below is a window of Vicugna pacos chromosome 20, VicPac4, whole genome shotgun sequence DNA.
ACGAGATGCTTTGCAACAACCAGTGAACTCTTTCTTATTCCAGGGAAGCAAACCTCCTTCAGTTGGGGGATCAAATTTGACATATTTTTAGACTGGGTTGATTTCCTTAAAGTTTGCTGAGAGGTTGAGACCTCACCAGGGCTGGGGAGACACTATTCGTATCAAAAGGCAGGGTTAAGAGCATGGAGACTTGAACCAATCCTCCTGGGTCCAGATTTCTGACCTTGTTAAGCTGCTACTTAAACTCTGCATCTGAAAGAGGATAATGATATTATCTGCTTCATAGTAAGAGAGATTAAATAGTCAATATGTGTAACTTACTTTAAATGGTACCTGGGATATCATAATCACTATATAAATAGCTAATAATAGCAGTGCAATCGTTATCTTTCTGAGCAAGAGTGCAGGGCTGATGGCGGTAGAGAGGGATTTAGGTCAGGAATCTGGAATGCCGGGTGCAATACCACATTTTGCCAGTAGATGGCACCAACTCCACATTGCCAAAATCGTCCTGGCAGCCTAAACATTAAgctttctttctccatctctgtcttGAGATGTTTGTGATTTATGAGTGCCATAAAAGAAGAAACACTAGGACTGAAGAAGTTAAGTTTCTCTCTAAGGCCCTGTTCCGGTTTCCAGCCTAAGGGTACTGAAATATTTGATGACAGTATGAAAGTAACAGCATCTGTTTGAGAAGTTGCCTGACTGCAAGTCATGGGGCCTGGCTTTTGCTTCTAATAGTGCATGTTCTTGGATGAGTTTCTGAACTTACTTGGGCTCCAGCTTCTGGGTCCTTGCTGTCATTCTGGGGGAATGAAACAGAACGAGAATGCCAAACAGACACttaaggaagagggaaaaaactcAAGGGAGAAGCAAAGAAACTATGGTAGAAATTAGAAATGGAGGTGAAGAAATAACAATGATGTGAGAGATGAGAttgaaatggaaatgacaaagTTAGGGCCATCATCATGGGGGTGAAGACCATTAAAAATAGAGGAAATATTAAATTTGATTCCTATCTTTCCTATAGAAATATGTGCCTCCCCTTACCACATTTTCAGTCTCTGTTCctatgtctctgtctctctcatactCACACCCACACTcaaatgcatgcacacacatgtggcTGTCAGCCATTTCTGTGACATGATGGGTGTGAGGAAGGCAGAGGTGTGAGGAATACACACGTCCTGACAAAACCATGAAGGTCTTCTCACTTTCAAAGCACATCAGGCAGCTCTCCCTCAGCTCTCCCTGGAGTCCATGTCCTTCCCCAGCAACCTCCTGAATGCCCTCTTTATCTCCTTATTCCTCAGGGTGTATATGAGAGGGTTAAGTGAAGGGGTGCCTACTGCATAGAAGAGACCAAAGAACTTGCCCCTCTTCTGGGCATAGGGATTTTTGGGCTGGAGGTAGACAGCCATGGCTGAGCTGTAGAAGAGGGTGACCACCGTGAGATGGGAGGAGCAGGTTCCCAGAGCCTTCCTCCAGGCTGTGGCAGAGTTAATCCTGAGCACTGCCCGAGCAATGGCTCCGTAGGAAATCAGGATGAGGCTGAGGGGCACGACCAAGATGAAGATACTGGCGACAGCCATCTGGATCTCATTGTAGCTGGTGTCCCCACAGGAAAGTCGAATTAGAGCCGGGACCTCACACACAAAATCATCCACCTGCCGGTGGGAGCAGAAAGGCAGGCGGAGGGTGGGTGGTGTCTGGACCACAGACTCCACCAGCCCAATGACCCAGGCCACGGCCGCCAGCTGCCGGCAGAGGCGAGGGTGGATGATGGTGGTGTAGTGGAGGGGCTGGCAGACAGCCACGTAGCGGTCAAAGGCCATCACTGTCAAGAGGACACATTCGGTGGTCCCTAGGAACAGGAAGGTGAAGAGCTGGACTGAGCAGCCTAGGAAGCTGATGGTCTTGTTTGGGCCCCAGAGGTTGACCAGCATCTGGGGGACACAACTTGTGGTGAAACAGAGGTCCAAGAAGGAGAGGTTGGAGAGGAAAAAGTACATTGGGGAGTAGAGCCTGGGCTCCAGCATGGACAACAGGATGATGAGCGTGTTGCCCACCAGAGTCATGAGGTAGGAA
It encodes the following:
- the LOC116279911 gene encoding olfactory receptor 2H1; this encodes MVNQSSPADFLLLGFSEHPGLERILFVLVLASYLMTLVGNTLIILLSMLEPRLYSPMYFFLSNLSFLDLCFTTSCVPQMLVNLWGPNKTISFLGCSVQLFTFLFLGTTECVLLTVMAFDRYVAVCQPLHYTTIIHPRLCRQLAAVAWVIGLVESVVQTPPTLRLPFCSHRQVDDFVCEVPALIRLSCGDTSYNEIQMAVASIFILVVPLSLILISYGAIARAVLRINSATAWRKALGTCSSHLTVVTLFYSSAMAVYLQPKNPYAQKRGKFFGLFYAVGTPSLNPLIYTLRNKEIKRAFRRLLGKDMDSRES